A single region of the Ancylobacter novellus DSM 506 genome encodes:
- a CDS encoding ABC transporter permease: MPLKFERQENVSALRLAAAPLLALVFTLVVGAIMFVALGHDPIRAFSIYFIEPLGDVYTLQELVVKACPLLIIGVGLAFCYRANRWNIGAEGQYVAGAVLGSGLALATQGTEAGPWVLPAMLVLGALGGALWGLIPAFLRVRFGASEILTSLMLVYVAQLGLDYLVRGPWRDPAGFNFPQSVTFDPVAVMPLLMEEGRLHAGIIIALVAVAVATFVLGRTLTGFSIELAGTAPRAAAFAGFDEKRVTYGVFAVSGALAGLAGIIEVAGPIGNLQPSISPGYGFTAIIAAMLGRLHPVGILVASLVLALTYIGGEAAQISMRLPFDVTRVFQGTLLIAILAADVLVRYRIRRVEGTSHA; this comes from the coding sequence GCTTAAGTTCGAGCGGCAGGAGAACGTCTCCGCGCTGCGGCTCGCCGCCGCGCCGCTGCTGGCGCTCGTCTTCACGCTGGTCGTCGGCGCGATCATGTTCGTGGCGCTGGGCCACGACCCCATCCGCGCCTTCTCGATCTATTTCATCGAGCCGCTCGGCGACGTCTACACGCTGCAGGAGCTGGTGGTGAAGGCCTGCCCGCTGCTGATCATCGGCGTCGGCCTCGCCTTCTGCTACCGCGCCAATCGCTGGAACATCGGCGCCGAGGGGCAGTATGTCGCCGGCGCCGTGCTCGGCTCCGGGCTGGCGCTCGCCACCCAGGGCACCGAGGCCGGCCCCTGGGTGCTGCCGGCCATGCTGGTGCTCGGCGCCCTAGGCGGCGCGCTGTGGGGGCTGATCCCGGCCTTCCTGCGCGTGCGCTTCGGCGCCAGCGAGATCCTCACCAGCCTGATGCTGGTCTATGTCGCCCAGCTCGGCCTCGACTATCTCGTGCGCGGCCCGTGGCGCGACCCGGCCGGCTTCAACTTCCCGCAGAGCGTGACCTTCGACCCTGTGGCGGTGATGCCGCTCTTGATGGAGGAGGGCCGCCTGCATGCCGGCATCATCATCGCGCTGGTCGCCGTGGCGGTGGCGACCTTCGTGCTGGGGCGCACGCTGACCGGCTTCTCCATCGAGCTTGCAGGGACGGCTCCCCGCGCGGCGGCCTTCGCCGGCTTCGACGAGAAGCGCGTCACCTACGGCGTCTTCGCCGTCTCCGGCGCGCTGGCGGGGCTCGCCGGCATCATCGAGGTGGCCGGGCCGATCGGCAATTTGCAGCCCTCCATCTCGCCCGGCTATGGCTTCACCGCCATCATCGCCGCCATGCTCGGCCGGCTGCACCCGGTGGGCATCCTCGTCGCCAGCCTGGTGCTGGCGCTGACCTATATCGGCGGCGAGGCGGCGCAGATCTCCATGCGCCTGCCCTTCGACGTCACCCGCGTGTTCCAGGGGACGCTGCTCATCGCCATCCTGGCGGCCGACGTGCTGGTGCGCTACCGCATCCGCCGGGTGGAGGGGACGAGCCATGCTTGA
- a CDS encoding ABC transporter permease has protein sequence MLDAAILGAVLASVVAAATTLLLASLGELVAERAGTLNLGVEGMMIVGAAVGYATAYSTGSLLLGTLAAILAGVALSLVFAGLAVWLATNQVASGLATTILGLGLAGLIGSGFVGTRIDAAPALRVPGLTDLPVVGPVLFGQDAFVYASILLLIAVAYGLARTRAGLVLRAVGENHAAAHALGHPVRRIRTLAVMFGGACAGLAGAHLSLAYTPFWASDMTAGRGWIALALVVFSAWRPLWLLAGAYLFGAVSILQLHVQGFGLGIPSQLLSSLPYLATIAALVVISALKRGQGAPASLGVPFVPDR, from the coding sequence ATGCTTGATGCGGCGATACTCGGCGCGGTGCTCGCCAGCGTCGTCGCGGCGGCGACCACGCTGCTGCTCGCCTCGCTCGGCGAACTGGTGGCCGAGCGCGCCGGCACGCTCAATCTCGGCGTCGAGGGCATGATGATCGTCGGCGCGGCGGTCGGCTACGCCACCGCCTATTCCACGGGTAGCCTGCTGCTCGGCACGCTCGCCGCCATCCTCGCCGGCGTCGCACTGTCGCTGGTCTTCGCGGGGCTGGCCGTGTGGCTCGCCACCAACCAGGTCGCCTCGGGCCTCGCCACGACGATCCTCGGCCTCGGCCTCGCCGGGCTGATCGGCTCCGGCTTCGTCGGCACCCGCATCGACGCCGCGCCGGCACTGCGCGTGCCTGGCCTCACCGATCTGCCGGTGGTCGGCCCGGTGCTGTTCGGGCAGGACGCCTTCGTCTATGCCTCGATCCTCCTGCTGATCGCCGTCGCCTACGGCCTCGCCCGCACCCGCGCCGGGCTTGTGCTGCGCGCGGTCGGCGAGAACCATGCGGCGGCGCATGCGCTCGGCCATCCGGTGCGCCGCATCCGCACGCTGGCGGTGATGTTCGGCGGCGCCTGCGCCGGGCTCGCGGGGGCGCATCTCTCGCTCGCCTACACCCCGTTCTGGGCCAGCGACATGACCGCCGGGCGCGGCTGGATCGCGCTGGCGCTCGTCGTGTTCTCGGCCTGGCGACCGCTCTGGCTATTGGCCGGCGCGTATCTGTTCGGCGCGGTATCGATCTTGCAGCTTCACGTGCAGGGCTTCGGCCTCGGCATCCCCTCGCAGCTGCTGTCGTCGCTACCCTATCTTGCGACCATCGCCGCGCTCGTGGTGATCTCGGCGCTGAAGCGCGGGCAGGGCGCGCCGGCCTCGCTGGGCGTGCCCTTCGTGCCCGACCGCTGA